The proteins below are encoded in one region of Coffea arabica cultivar ET-39 chromosome 4c, Coffea Arabica ET-39 HiFi, whole genome shotgun sequence:
- the LOC140005026 gene encoding uncharacterized protein, with protein sequence MDEKITFGPRDAVPLASGNHETIVIDVVTNNYRVKKVYVDQGSAVDIMFYRVFKELGLEDGHLTPVWTPLMGFTGPPINPEGMITLMVTVGRAPKCRIIPVNFVVVKQQSPYNVFLGRPALNALRAIPSTLHLSVKFPTPGEVAEVRGDPEVARACYLAMLHEREKVVAQTTCLEPYIPGDETRQPGTQDEIEEFPLREDRPDQVIRIGALLPLEEKEGLKALLREYSQVFAWTVEDMPGIPTDLAVHHLNVDPRFKPVKQKKRSFSPERNEVIKKEVGKLLESKIILEVYYPTWLANPVLVKKEDQTWRMCMDFTDLNKACPKDCFPLPRIDRLVDSTVGFDVLCFMDAFKGYHQIEMAEENQEKTSFITEDGTTTTRLCRLA encoded by the coding sequence ATGCGGTTCCCCTAGCGTCCGGAAACCACGAGACCATCGTGATAGATGTCGTGACCAACAACTATCGGGTGAAAAAGGTATATGTCGATCAGGGAAGTGCGGTCGACATCATGTTCTATCGGGTGTTCAAGGAGCTCGGCTTGGAGGACGGGCATCTGACTCCTGTCTGGACACCCCTGATGGGTTTCACCGGACCCCCTATCAACCCAGAGGGAATGATCACCCTGATGGTCACGGTAGGGCGGGCTCCCAAATGTCGGATCATCCCTGTCAACTTCGTGGTGGTCAAGCAACAGTCCCCGTACAACGTGTTCCTCGGTCGGCCTGCCCTGAACGCTCTCCGAGCTATCCCCTCGACGCTCCACCTCAGCGTCAAATTTCCCACTCCAGGAGAAGTAGCCGAGGTACGCGGTGATCCCGAGGTGGCCCGAGCTTGCTACTTGGCCATGCTCCATGAACGGGAGAAGGTGGTCGCCCAGACGACCTGCCTGGAGCCCTACATCCCGGGGGACGAAACTCGGCAGCCGGGCACCCAGGATGAGATTGAGGAGTTCCCCCTGAGGGAAGACCGACCCGACCAGGTGATCCGCATAGGCGCGCTGCTGCCCCTTGAGGAGAAGGAGGGCTTGAAGGCCCTATTAAGGGAATACTCCCAGGTCTTCGCGTGGACGGTTGAGGACATGCCTGGGATTCCGACCGACCTAGCCGTCCACCACCTCAACGTGGATCCTCGCTTCAAGCCGGTAAAGCAAAAGAAGAGGAGCTTCTCCCCGGAAAGGAACGAGGTGATCAAGAAGGAGGTCGGAAAATTGCTGGAGTCCAAGATCATCCTAGAGGTCTACTACCCGACCTGGCTGGCCAACCCGGTGTTGGTTAAGAAGGAGGACCAGACCTGGAGGATGTGCATGGATTTCACGGATCTCAACAAAGCCTGCCCGAAGGACTGCTTTCCTCTACCGAGAATCGACAGGTTAGTAGATTCTACTGTGGGTTTTGATGTTTTGTGTTTTATGGATGCCTTTAAGGGGTACCACCAGATAGAAATGGCCGAGGAGAACCAGGAAAAGACCTCCTTCATCACTGAGGATGGAACTACTACTACCAGACTATGCCGTTTGGCCTGA